In Dyadobacter subterraneus, a single genomic region encodes these proteins:
- a CDS encoding zinc-binding dehydrogenase, translating into MAVKFGVALGAEVTILSTSPKKEADAKKLGAHHFIVTSDAREVEKAKNSFDFIIDTVSAEHDFDFYISLLRLNGVHILVGIPPKGFEVKNVGMFQLGRRSVVGSAAGGLPETQEMLDFCAENNIVADIELIDMKDIHNAFERMTKGDVKYRFVIDMATL; encoded by the coding sequence ATGGCCGTTAAATTCGGTGTGGCGTTAGGCGCGGAAGTGACGATCCTGAGTACCTCACCAAAGAAAGAAGCCGATGCGAAAAAACTGGGTGCTCATCATTTCATAGTTACTTCTGATGCCCGGGAAGTTGAAAAGGCAAAAAACTCGTTTGATTTTATCATCGATACCGTAAGTGCCGAGCATGACTTCGATTTCTACATTTCACTGTTAAGATTAAATGGAGTACATATTTTAGTAGGTATTCCACCAAAAGGTTTTGAAGTAAAAAATGTAGGTATGTTCCAGTTGGGTCGTAGGAGTGTAGTAGGTTCAGCAGCCGGTGGTCTTCCTGAAACACAGGAAATGCTGGATTTTTGTGCAGAGAATAATATCGTTGCGGATATCGAACTGATCGATATGAAGGATATTCATAATGCATTTGAACGCATGACAAAAGGAGATGTAAAATATCGTTTTGTAATTGATATGGCCACGTTATAG
- a CDS encoding winged helix-turn-helix transcriptional regulator has product MEILENDAIPDTVECAGSLKNVIDALYVLNGKWKLPLILSLVKSSKRFNEIQNEVGGISSKILAKELKHLELNDFITRNVYPTTPVTIIYEATDYSRTLQSVMRELSAWGGQHREKVKLGMQKQLV; this is encoded by the coding sequence ATGGAAATCCTGGAAAATGACGCAATTCCGGACACAGTAGAATGTGCCGGATCACTTAAAAATGTAATTGATGCGCTGTATGTGCTGAATGGGAAATGGAAGCTGCCGCTCATTCTTAGCCTGGTGAAATCTTCTAAGCGTTTTAATGAGATTCAGAATGAAGTTGGTGGGATATCATCCAAAATACTGGCTAAGGAATTAAAGCATTTGGAGCTGAATGATTTTATCACTCGGAATGTATATCCGACCACACCGGTAACCATCATTTACGAGGCAACGGATTACAGCCGAACTTTACAAAGTGTGATGAGAGAATTGAGTGCCTGGGGTGGGCAACACCGTGAAAAGGTGAAGCTGGGTATGCAAAAACAATTGGTGTGA
- a CDS encoding alcohol dehydrogenase catalytic domain-containing protein encodes MIAAKGYAAQSANAELSLWTFDRRDVGPHDVQIEILYCGVCHSDVAQINNEWFPGLFPMVPGHEIVGRVVAVGEHVKNFKPGDLAGVGTLANSCKKCAHCDDGLEVYCENGVIPTYNGLDKYRDGLPTYGGYSNTIVSDESFTLHIPEKLNLAAIAPLLCAGITTYSPLKHWKVGKGHKLAV; translated from the coding sequence ATGATAGCAGCAAAAGGATATGCGGCACAAAGTGCCAATGCAGAATTAAGCCTCTGGACTTTTGACAGAAGGGACGTCGGACCACATGACGTGCAAATTGAGATTTTATATTGTGGAGTATGCCATTCCGATGTGGCGCAGATTAATAATGAATGGTTTCCGGGTTTGTTTCCAATGGTACCTGGTCATGAAATTGTAGGCCGTGTGGTTGCTGTTGGTGAACATGTTAAGAATTTCAAGCCAGGTGATCTGGCCGGGGTAGGCACGCTCGCCAACTCCTGTAAAAAATGTGCGCATTGTGACGATGGGCTGGAAGTATATTGTGAAAACGGTGTTATTCCAACCTATAACGGCTTGGATAAATACAGGGACGGTTTGCCAACTTACGGCGGGTATTCAAACACCATCGTTTCGGACGAATCCTTTACCTTACATATTCCTGAAAAATTAAATCTGGCCGCCATTGCACCTTTGTTATGCGCGGGCATTACGACCTATTCTCCGCTGAAACATTGGAAAGTAGGCAAGGGACATAAACTTGCTGTTTGA
- a CDS encoding helix-turn-helix domain-containing protein, which yields MSNVDLHEDLKNDERVWMPGEIGKDVQRFNVFHVKHNRDDKFNCKPFNRKALFKISLLKGKTRLYYADKTVDFDCALLFTNPNIPYSWEHLESEQVAYFCVFTEDFFDQFMPIKDYPVFKPGNVPLFHLDEEKFAVFENIFKQMLSEITLEFSYKYDSLRSMVLQLIFSALKLEPATFQPYKDSNGSQRIVSIFTELLERQFPIESTIQRMELRHPTEFASQLSVHVNHLNHALKVVTGKTTSQLVAARIMQEAKSLLQHTDWNISEIAWSLGFDDLPHFINFFKKNQQLTPKLYRKNQPV from the coding sequence ATGAGCAATGTTGATTTACATGAGGATTTGAAAAATGATGAGCGCGTTTGGATGCCTGGTGAGATTGGTAAGGATGTTCAGCGTTTTAACGTTTTTCATGTGAAGCATAACAGGGATGACAAGTTTAACTGCAAACCGTTCAACCGAAAAGCATTATTTAAAATCAGCCTTCTGAAAGGTAAAACAAGACTTTATTACGCAGATAAAACGGTTGATTTTGATTGTGCTTTATTATTTACCAATCCTAATATTCCATACTCATGGGAACATCTGGAATCTGAACAGGTTGCCTATTTCTGCGTTTTCACGGAAGATTTTTTTGATCAGTTTATGCCCATCAAAGATTATCCGGTTTTTAAGCCAGGCAATGTTCCATTATTCCATCTTGACGAAGAAAAATTTGCTGTTTTTGAAAATATTTTCAAACAAATGCTCAGTGAGATCACGCTCGAATTCAGTTATAAATATGATTCGCTCCGGTCGATGGTGCTGCAATTGATATTTTCAGCACTTAAACTTGAACCTGCCACTTTTCAGCCCTACAAAGATTCGAACGGATCGCAGCGGATTGTTTCGATTTTTACAGAATTGCTGGAAAGACAGTTTCCTATTGAATCTACAATTCAACGTATGGAGTTGCGTCATCCTACCGAATTTGCCAGTCAGTTGTCGGTTCACGTCAATCACCTTAATCATGCTTTGAAGGTTGTCACCGGAAAAACCACATCACAACTTGTCGCAGCAAGAATTATGCAGGAAGCCAAAAGTCTACTGCAACATACAGACTGGAATATTTCGGAAATAGCATGGAGTCTGGGATTTGATGATCTTCCGCATTTTATTAATTTTTTCAAAAAAAACCAGCAACTAACGCCAAAGCTTTACAGGAAAAATCAACCTGTTTGA
- a CDS encoding winged helix-turn-helix transcriptional regulator: MLFETKTCDTENSRQRTLALRDAIELLSGKWKFCILLNLYHYKTMRFKDLQETSVGITPKVLSKELQELEENLLITRTVNNTKPVTVSYTLTDHAIETQPVIEALIEFGLKHRKKIKENDRLRC, translated from the coding sequence ATGCTTTTTGAAACAAAAACATGTGATACTGAAAATTCCAGGCAAAGAACCTTGGCATTGAGGGACGCAATTGAGCTGTTGAGCGGAAAATGGAAGTTTTGTATTCTGCTTAATTTATACCATTATAAAACCATGCGTTTCAAGGATTTACAGGAAACGTCCGTGGGTATAACACCCAAGGTTTTGTCAAAGGAATTACAGGAACTGGAAGAAAATTTGCTGATTACACGAACAGTAAATAATACAAAACCTGTAACAGTTTCTTACACCCTTACGGACCATGCCATTGAAACTCAACCTGTCATTGAGGCTTTAATAGAATTCGGATTAAAACACAGGAAAAAGATCAAGGAAAATGACAGGCTCCGGTGTTGA
- a CDS encoding winged helix-turn-helix domain-containing protein: MESIVLTKSQARKIILEAAGLAKKAQFGTGIEAVYRLIDHLGFVQLDTNYVVERAHHHVMASRVPDYRTEWLSDLCEEGQIFEYLTSDAGYLPMHDFRFSLPVKEAFKKQRKPLTKPEINLMKQILDRVEREEAVMVGDFENDRQEASSGWWDWRPAKVALERLYLDGNLMIRRTKSFQKVYDLPLNLVPQEIDQTLPTAEEYARFVIRRTLGALGISSVKEMSWRARHVKGNLIKKELEKMIQAGEVKIVSIDGLKGPLYVLPNQEINIEIANEVFILSPFDILNVFRHRLKDFFNFDYQIECFVPAAKRQYGYFSLPVLAGETFIARMDAKADRKQKVLIVHNIHFEPVDLDPVIIEKFIQALKSFVRFNQCQDIIFKKCNNETYLETICQSFS; this comes from the coding sequence ATGGAATCTATTGTTCTCACTAAATCCCAGGCACGGAAAATCATTCTTGAAGCTGCCGGACTTGCAAAGAAAGCACAGTTTGGGACAGGAATTGAGGCCGTTTATCGGTTGATCGACCATTTGGGTTTTGTGCAGCTGGATACAAATTACGTTGTGGAACGTGCCCATCACCATGTCATGGCTTCACGTGTGCCGGACTATCGAACGGAATGGCTGAGCGATCTTTGCGAAGAAGGCCAAATCTTTGAATACCTGACTTCGGATGCGGGTTATCTGCCCATGCATGATTTTCGCTTTTCGTTACCGGTGAAGGAAGCGTTTAAAAAGCAACGCAAGCCACTCACAAAACCGGAAATCAATTTGATGAAGCAAATTCTGGATCGGGTAGAAAGGGAGGAAGCGGTAATGGTTGGAGATTTTGAGAACGACCGACAGGAAGCCAGTTCCGGATGGTGGGATTGGCGACCGGCCAAAGTTGCACTCGAACGGCTATATCTCGACGGAAACCTGATGATTCGCCGTACAAAATCTTTCCAGAAAGTTTATGACCTGCCGCTCAATTTAGTGCCGCAGGAAATAGACCAGACCTTGCCGACAGCCGAAGAATACGCCCGTTTCGTCATCCGCCGGACGCTGGGAGCACTCGGTATCAGCTCGGTAAAAGAAATGAGCTGGCGGGCACGTCATGTGAAAGGCAACCTGATTAAAAAGGAACTGGAAAAAATGATTCAGGCAGGGGAAGTGAAAATAGTAAGTATAGATGGATTAAAAGGTCCGCTTTATGTGCTTCCCAATCAGGAGATTAATATTGAAATTGCCAATGAAGTATTCATTCTTTCGCCATTTGATATTCTTAATGTCTTCCGCCACCGCTTGAAAGATTTTTTCAATTTTGATTACCAGATCGAATGTTTTGTACCTGCTGCCAAACGTCAGTATGGATATTTTTCGTTGCCCGTACTCGCAGGTGAAACCTTTATTGCCAGGATGGATGCCAAAGCCGACCGAAAACAAAAAGTGCTGATTGTTCATAACATCCACTTTGAACCGGTCGATCTTGATCCGGTCATCATTGAAAAATTTATTCAGGCCTTAAAGTCATTTGTCAGATTCAACCAATGCCAGGACATTATCTTCAAAAAATGTAATAACGAAACATATCTGGAAACGATCTGCCAAAGTTTTTCCTGA
- a CDS encoding SDR family oxidoreductase, with amino-acid sequence MTKTIFITGASAGIGKATAKLFAAKGWKVIATMRKPEKETELNQLDNITLLPLDITNVEQINETTEKALALGDIDVVFNNAGYAVLGPLEAVTDEQMVLQMETNFFGTVRVTKAFIPNFRAKKSGLFINTTSSAGLMGFPVSSMYDASKWALEGWAESLSFELDQFGIGIKNIEPGMVSTDMSERSVLPSHPAYEALTQKFFAAISGPDVKMSTPEEIAKVVYEAATDEKDTLRYVCGEDAKALYAQRLAAGDEAFRKGIKQMILGE; translated from the coding sequence ATGACAAAGACGATTTTTATTACCGGAGCCTCGGCAGGTATAGGCAAGGCAACCGCTAAATTATTTGCTGCAAAGGGCTGGAAGGTTATTGCCACCATGCGCAAGCCGGAAAAGGAGACAGAGCTGAATCAACTGGATAATATTACACTGCTGCCTTTGGACATAACCAATGTTGAACAAATTAACGAAACCACAGAAAAAGCTCTGGCTTTGGGCGATATCGATGTTGTGTTTAACAATGCCGGTTATGCGGTACTTGGGCCATTGGAAGCCGTTACTGACGAACAAATGGTACTGCAAATGGAAACCAATTTCTTTGGCACGGTGCGCGTAACAAAAGCTTTTATTCCAAATTTCAGAGCTAAAAAATCAGGGCTGTTTATTAATACAACTTCCTCAGCCGGACTGATGGGTTTTCCGGTTAGTTCCATGTATGACGCCAGTAAATGGGCGTTGGAAGGTTGGGCTGAGAGCTTGTCATTTGAACTGGACCAGTTTGGAATTGGTATCAAAAACATAGAACCCGGTATGGTTTCTACTGATATGTCCGAAAGATCGGTTTTGCCTTCTCACCCTGCTTATGAGGCCCTGACACAAAAGTTTTTTGCCGCAATCAGCGGTCCCGACGTCAAAATGTCCACTCCCGAAGAAATTGCCAAGGTGGTTTATGAAGCCGCCACAGATGAAAAAGACACGTTGCGCTATGTTTGTGGTGAAGATGCAAAAGCGCTGTATGCGCAACGCCTGGCAGCGGGTGATGAAGCATTCAGGAAAGGTATCAAGCAAATGATTTTGGGCGAATAA
- a CDS encoding FMN-dependent NADH-azoreductase, with product MKRILHLMSSVQGNESYSIKLGHVIVEKIQDKYPGSTVEEVNLVDIKIPHLNADVLRTFFIPGDKLTTEEKESIRFSDEVVKQLLASDIIVIGAPLYNFTIHSSLKAWIDHITRAGITFGYGENGPIGKVIGKKVYVAMSSGGIFSEGPGKANDFVAPYLKSFLGFLGMTDLTVFRAEGLKVPGVKEHAMEKAINSVIID from the coding sequence ATGAAACGCATCCTTCATTTAATGTCAAGTGTACAAGGCAATGAGTCTTACAGCATCAAACTTGGTCACGTCATTGTTGAAAAAATTCAGGACAAATATCCCGGTAGTACTGTGGAAGAAGTAAATCTGGTAGATATCAAAATCCCGCATCTTAACGCTGACGTACTTCGTACATTTTTTATCCCGGGGGATAAGCTGACAACCGAAGAAAAAGAATCTATTCGTTTTTCAGACGAAGTGGTAAAACAGTTGTTAGCCTCCGATATCATCGTTATTGGTGCCCCACTCTACAACTTCACAATCCATTCTTCACTAAAAGCCTGGATCGATCATATTACAAGAGCCGGAATTACTTTTGGTTATGGAGAAAATGGTCCAATCGGAAAGGTTATCGGAAAAAAGGTTTATGTAGCCATGTCGTCAGGCGGTATTTTCTCGGAAGGCCCTGGCAAGGCTAATGATTTTGTCGCTCCTTATCTCAAATCATTTCTTGGATTCTTGGGAATGACAGACCTCACCGTTTTCAGAGCGGAAGGTTTGAAAGTTCCGGGTGTAAAGGAACATGCCATGGAAAAAGCCATTAACAGTGTAATAATTGATTAA
- a CDS encoding PAS domain-containing protein, whose translation MGSKIISLNEDIRFRKLMESSYEGLSLLNEAFEVIYRSPSAERILGWESAELLNLSISDLIHYEDLDFVNKSFEDILLLPGSSKSCVFRFKQKDEKYIWMECFLTNMLDDPDVKAIVCRYKDITEKKDAAKMLLQASNELYAYKYALDESAIVAVTDEKGIIRHVNDNFCRISQYERNELIGKDHRIINSSFHAKEFIENLWATISSGLIWKGEIKNRAKDGSFYWVDTSIIPFLDDFGLPYKYVAIGSDITNRKQAEEKSRLENIRLRLLESVVTHTNDAILITEAEPQNEPGPRIIYLNDAFTKMTGYSSEEVLGKSPRFLQGPKTDRNELNRLELALRNWLPCEITVINYKKNGEEFCINLTVTPVADEAGWYTHWISVGRDISERKILEQEFNQIFNLAPDIICTVGLDGYFKKVNPAMSDILEYSKEELLSRPISKFIHPEDQLRIMAELQIKNRGAESFYFENRCVTKSGQVKWLGWTATPASKEGLIFTVAKNITDKKQLEDLLDKVTRMAGIGGWAFDLVKGTLYWSAVTKEIHEVAPDFEPDIQKALHFYNEESDKTSITEHLALAVDMGASFDLELQILTATQRVRWVRITGEPEIENNKCVRISGSFQDIDVRKKAEIVAREALLEKNLILESIGDAFFAVDKNWIVNYWNNKAEKVLHKTREETSGFNLWEVFADAVGSKTYEKYHQAVKTNRAIHFEDYYPPLKKWYDISAYPSSNGLSVYFKDVTERKKSSTALAESEKNYSTLFHLSPLPMWVFSIETLAFLDVNDAAIKTYGYSHEEFLNMTIMDIRKEEDIRKLKHVLSMKNTSQHSLSHQGIFTHKKKNGELIQVNIQSNLIRYKGIYSKIIIANDMTESYNYITKIEQQNIKFREIAWIQSHIVRAPLARIMSIVPMLQNWETFAEERETLLDYLLHASNELDQVIKTISDKTRLAQDD comes from the coding sequence ATGGGTTCTAAAATAATTTCTTTGAACGAAGATATTCGTTTTAGGAAGCTAATGGAGTCTAGCTATGAAGGCTTGTCACTGCTTAATGAAGCATTTGAAGTAATTTATAGAAGTCCGTCAGCGGAGCGTATCCTGGGATGGGAGAGTGCGGAACTTCTGAATTTATCCATAAGCGACCTTATTCATTATGAAGATTTAGACTTTGTAAATAAGTCATTTGAAGATATATTGTTACTTCCCGGATCATCAAAATCCTGCGTTTTCCGGTTCAAACAAAAAGATGAAAAATACATCTGGATGGAATGCTTTTTGACCAATATGCTGGATGATCCGGATGTTAAAGCCATTGTTTGCCGTTACAAGGATATTACTGAGAAGAAAGACGCTGCAAAAATGCTGCTTCAGGCAAGCAACGAATTATATGCCTATAAATATGCTCTGGATGAATCCGCAATCGTGGCAGTAACGGATGAGAAAGGGATCATAAGGCATGTTAATGATAACTTTTGTCGTATATCTCAATACGAACGAAATGAGCTTATTGGGAAAGATCACCGAATCATAAATTCATCATTTCATGCAAAAGAATTTATAGAAAATCTTTGGGCTACAATTTCAAGCGGACTTATCTGGAAAGGCGAAATAAAGAATAGAGCAAAGGATGGCAGTTTTTACTGGGTTGATACCAGTATTATTCCTTTTCTGGATGATTTTGGGCTACCTTACAAATATGTTGCAATCGGATCGGATATTACCAACCGAAAGCAGGCAGAAGAAAAATCCAGACTTGAAAATATCCGTTTACGGCTGCTGGAATCAGTCGTCACACATACCAATGACGCCATTCTGATCACAGAAGCGGAACCTCAAAATGAACCCGGTCCGAGGATTATTTATTTGAATGATGCCTTTACTAAAATGACAGGATATTCTTCAGAAGAAGTGTTGGGCAAATCGCCCAGGTTTTTACAAGGACCGAAAACGGATAGAAATGAACTAAACCGATTGGAGTTAGCACTTCGGAACTGGCTGCCCTGTGAGATCACTGTAATCAATTACAAAAAAAACGGAGAAGAATTCTGCATAAATTTAACAGTGACTCCCGTAGCTGATGAAGCGGGCTGGTACACACATTGGATTTCTGTTGGAAGAGATATTTCGGAACGAAAAATACTTGAACAGGAATTTAATCAGATATTCAACCTGGCTCCCGATATTATCTGTACGGTAGGTCTTGATGGGTATTTCAAAAAGGTTAATCCAGCCATGTCTGATATATTGGAATATAGTAAGGAGGAATTATTATCAAGACCGATCAGCAAATTTATTCATCCCGAAGATCAGCTCAGGATAATGGCAGAGCTGCAAATAAAAAACAGAGGAGCAGAAAGCTTTTATTTTGAAAACAGGTGTGTTACCAAATCCGGGCAGGTTAAATGGCTTGGCTGGACGGCCACACCAGCATCAAAAGAAGGTCTTATTTTCACAGTTGCTAAAAACATTACTGATAAGAAACAATTAGAAGATCTTCTCGACAAAGTGACAAGAATGGCAGGCATAGGTGGATGGGCATTTGATTTGGTTAAAGGGACTTTATACTGGTCTGCGGTAACCAAAGAAATTCATGAAGTGGCGCCCGACTTTGAACCAGACATCCAAAAAGCACTGCATTTCTATAATGAAGAATCTGATAAAACTTCCATAACCGAGCATCTTGCCCTGGCTGTTGATATGGGTGCTTCTTTTGATTTGGAATTACAAATTTTAACGGCCACACAGCGAGTTAGATGGGTGCGTATAACTGGTGAGCCTGAAATTGAAAATAATAAATGTGTAAGGATCAGCGGAAGTTTTCAGGATATTGACGTTCGGAAAAAAGCCGAAATTGTTGCCAGGGAAGCACTTTTAGAAAAAAACCTGATTCTGGAAAGTATAGGGGATGCTTTTTTTGCTGTTGATAAGAACTGGATAGTCAATTATTGGAATAATAAAGCCGAAAAAGTTTTACACAAAACAAGGGAGGAAACCAGTGGGTTTAACTTATGGGAAGTTTTTGCCGATGCTGTTGGTTCAAAAACTTATGAAAAGTATCATCAGGCTGTCAAAACCAATAGGGCCATACATTTTGAGGATTATTATCCGCCACTTAAAAAATGGTATGATATCAGTGCTTATCCATCTTCAAATGGGTTGTCAGTTTATTTTAAAGATGTAACAGAACGTAAGAAAAGCAGCACGGCCCTTGCTGAATCTGAAAAAAATTACAGCACACTTTTTCATCTGAGCCCTTTGCCGATGTGGGTTTTTAGTATAGAAACACTGGCATTTCTTGACGTCAATGATGCTGCAATCAAGACTTATGGTTATAGCCATGAAGAGTTTCTAAATATGACGATTATGGATATAAGGAAGGAAGAGGATATCAGGAAGTTGAAGCATGTACTATCGATGAAAAATACTTCACAGCACAGTCTGAGTCATCAAGGAATTTTTACTCATAAAAAAAAGAATGGTGAACTGATTCAGGTTAATATCCAAAGTAACCTGATACGTTATAAGGGGATATACAGTAAAATCATTATAGCCAATGACATGACTGAAAGCTATAATTATATCACAAAAATTGAGCAGCAAAATATAAAATTCCGTGAAATTGCCTGGATTCAATCTCACATTGTGAGAGCGCCGCTGGCACGTATTATGAGCATTGTACCGATGCTGCAAAACTGGGAGACCTTTGCCGAGGAAAGAGAAACGTTGCTCGACTATCTGCTGCACGCATCAAACGAACTGGATCAGGTGATTAAAACAATTTCTGATAAAACGCGACTGGCGCAGGATGATTAG
- a CDS encoding SDR family oxidoreductase: MKSALVTGGNKGIGNEVAKILAGNGFFVYLASRSLENGLKAAEKFKAEGFDNIEAIQLDVTNQESINAARATIGEKTQVLDVLVNNAGISGVRQQSALETTIDAFKTVYETNVFGVIAVTQAFIDLLKKSPAPRIVNVSTSMASLTLAANLSGNNYPTRYVAYQSSKSALNMYTVNLAYELLDTPFKVNAVCPGWTRTDFTGYQGTSTAEEAGQRIAKYALIGEDGPTGKFFSEEYFPEPANCPW; the protein is encoded by the coding sequence ATGAAATCAGCATTAGTAACAGGAGGTAATAAAGGAATCGGCAATGAAGTAGCAAAAATACTCGCCGGCAACGGATTCTTTGTTTATTTAGCCAGCCGTAGTTTGGAAAATGGTTTAAAAGCCGCAGAAAAATTCAAAGCAGAAGGATTTGACAACATTGAAGCCATTCAGCTTGATGTAACAAATCAGGAATCAATCAATGCTGCCCGTGCAACCATTGGCGAAAAAACACAGGTTTTAGATGTGCTGGTCAATAATGCAGGCATTTCCGGAGTGCGTCAGCAATCGGCGCTTGAAACAACAATTGATGCGTTTAAAACAGTTTATGAAACCAATGTTTTCGGTGTGATTGCCGTGACACAGGCTTTTATAGATTTATTGAAAAAATCTCCCGCACCAAGGATCGTGAATGTAAGCACAAGCATGGCCTCACTTACGCTTGCTGCCAATTTATCAGGTAATAATTATCCCACGAGATATGTGGCCTATCAATCGTCCAAGTCGGCGCTGAATATGTACACGGTCAATCTTGCTTACGAACTTCTTGATACGCCGTTCAAAGTCAACGCAGTTTGTCCGGGTTGGACCAGGACGGATTTTACGGGTTACCAGGGTACCAGCACAGCCGAAGAGGCGGGACAACGTATTGCCAAGTATGCGTTGATTGGCGAGGATGGACCAACCGGAAAATTTTTCAGTGAAGAATATTTTCCGGAACCGGCTAATTGTCCATGGTAA
- a CDS encoding PQQ-dependent sugar dehydrogenase, translated as MTKSILLILTGSVFSFVFSQKALSQTTSTGAPVETQKANSDYKPAFEGQTRIGSVKSATAYEGKVLTEELKNPWGITSLPDGRLIVTEKAGTMRIATTDGKLSAPITGIPAVNADGQGGLLGIRVDPDFAKNRMVYWVFSQALATGNLTAVAKGKLSADEKKIEGATVIYQATPAFKSTLHYGGRILFDKNNNLVISTGERSDLITRPQAQQLNSSLGKVIRITKDGKPAAGNPFVGKADAKPELYSYGHRNVQGLAFHPVTGDLWEVEFGPRGGDELNRIEPGKNYGWPTITYGIEYSGKKVGDAIQQKEGMEQPVYYWDPVVSPSGITFYSSNNIPEWKNNLFIGGLSSMHIARLIIENNKVVGEERLLEDQHQRFRDITEGKDGALYAVTDQGRLYRVYKK; from the coding sequence ATGACTAAAAGTATTCTCCTAATCCTAACCGGATCCGTTTTCTCTTTTGTATTTAGTCAGAAAGCCCTTTCACAAACAACCAGTACCGGGGCTCCTGTTGAAACCCAGAAAGCGAACTCAGATTACAAACCGGCATTCGAAGGTCAGACAAGAATTGGCAGTGTAAAATCTGCAACTGCCTATGAAGGTAAAGTACTGACAGAAGAGCTGAAAAATCCTTGGGGCATTACCAGCCTGCCAGATGGCCGGTTAATTGTTACCGAAAAAGCAGGTACTATGCGCATTGCAACCACCGACGGAAAATTGAGCGCGCCTATCACCGGAATTCCTGCCGTGAATGCTGATGGACAAGGAGGCTTGCTGGGTATCCGTGTTGATCCTGATTTTGCAAAAAACAGAATGGTTTACTGGGTATTTTCACAAGCGCTGGCAACTGGCAACCTGACTGCCGTAGCAAAAGGAAAGCTTTCAGCAGACGAAAAGAAAATTGAAGGTGCCACAGTCATTTACCAGGCTACACCGGCTTTTAAAAGCACATTGCACTACGGAGGACGTATTCTTTTTGACAAAAATAACAATCTGGTGATCAGCACAGGTGAGCGTTCTGACCTTATTACAAGACCTCAGGCGCAGCAGTTAAATTCCAGTCTTGGAAAAGTGATCCGCATTACAAAAGATGGGAAACCTGCCGCAGGGAATCCATTTGTGGGTAAAGCAGATGCGAAACCAGAGCTTTATTCTTATGGTCACCGGAATGTACAGGGACTGGCATTTCACCCTGTTACCGGAGATTTGTGGGAAGTTGAATTTGGTCCGAGAGGTGGAGATGAGCTTAACCGCATTGAGCCAGGAAAAAATTATGGCTGGCCGACGATTACTTACGGTATAGAATATAGCGGTAAAAAAGTTGGTGATGCGATTCAGCAAAAAGAAGGAATGGAGCAGCCGGTTTATTACTGGGATCCGGTAGTTTCTCCAAGCGGAATCACTTTTTACAGCAGTAATAATATTCCTGAGTGGAAGAACAATTTATTTATTGGCGGATTAAGCAGCATGCATATTGCCCGTCTGATCATTGAAAATAATAAAGTTGTGGGAGAAGAAAGATTGCTTGAAGATCAGCATCAACGTTTCCGTGATATCACCGAAGGTAAAGATGGTGCGCTTTACGCAGTGACTGATCAAGGCAGACTTTACCGCGTTTATAAAAAATAA